tacTGTGAATTTCATTATTGCTCTCGCAGAACAGATGCTGGGTTTTCTCAGGGTCAAAACGTGGACCTCATTACTGGAACGGCTGTACAGCGCCGCCCCATTTATAGTTGTATCAATTAAACTTTTATCACACaaaccagctgtgtgtgtgtgggactgaaTGACAGGATTAAAATCACATTACCTTCGTACTTCACTGGATGCTGGAAGAGAATCCATCCCCAGTGTGTTCCTAGTTACAattgaaatatgtaaatatgttaatgCTTTTCATTATCGTTCCAAATTACAGGTAGACATAGTTCATGTTTTCCAAATCACTGTTGAATATATTCATGGAGTTTAAACAGTCTCAGTAGAGATTTGATGTCCAGTGTCTTGACATCATCTGAAAAGGGAGTTTTAATGAGGGTCACTGAATAACTGTTCAATTTGTGCAgctacacagaaaaaaaaccttttcacagTGGCCCTTTGAGCCAGTTTGTAGAAAGACAATTGAACTTTATTGATGTGCATTTTCCTAATGTTGGAAAAGCATACAAGCACAAGCacataaacataattttctgtccactgttgtgttttcatgcagaTGGCGTACGTTGGCTACCTGATGTTGTTCAACTACATCGTCCTGGTCAAGATGGACTTGTGGCCTTCTGCTCAAGAGTGGATCGTGATCGCTTACGTCTTCACCAACGGCATTGAGAAGATGAGAGAGGTACAAAAAGATCCTGACGCTGGCTTCATGCAGATGTGCACCATGCATGCACATCTAGACTGAACGCACAATAACCACGACTGCTGAAGTTTTTTTGCCGTAATGTCGCCTAGAGTTGAATTCATTGAGTTCTGTGCTGCAGGGCAGAGGCTAAAGATTATGTCTATATGAGCAAACAgctcataataaataaaaaactggagaaggaaagaagcaaaagaaaaaagggtgaggagggaggagagaaagaaaggggagacagagatgggaaaACAAGTAAACAGAGTAAATAGAAAATGTATGTGGCCACATGAGACTATCTAGTTCATCCTcactgtgtggctgtgtttgtactgtaactGTATGAAATGCATTAATCATTATGTCACATCATTCTCAGCTGCACCACGGTGCCTTCTCAGACATCTGTTAGATGAtcagtgaacacacactgcCCTCTTATGGTGGTCATGGTATAATGCACCTCTGTTTTTCTACTCTTGAGGCTCGCTTCAAATATTCCTTCACTTTCTGCGTTTCGAAACACATTCCCATTGTTCCTGCATCAGCTTCCTTTCCCTTCTTATCTAATTTTCCTCCACCCCTTCCTTCCAGATCTTGATGTCAGAGCCGGGGAAGTTGTTACAGAAGGTGAAGGTGTGGCTTCAGGAGTACTGGAACATCACAGACCTCATGGCCATCCTCATATTCTCGGTCGGGATGGTTCTGCGTCTCCAGGAGCCGCCGCTCATGAGCTACGGGCGGGTCATCTATTGCGTCAACATCATCTATTGGTACATCCGGCTGCTGGACATCTTTGGGGTCAACAAGTACCTGGGTCCCTATGTGATGATGATTGGCAAGATGGTGAGAAGAGTCAGGGgttgtgatgtgtgatgtgatctctcatattttctgtcactgtttttcttttatgtattCTGACTTTTGAGCCATGCTGATTTATAAGAATTCACAAAGTCCGATGATTACAAAGGTTTTCATTTGTATATAGTGTGCAGGCTTGGCTCTAAAAGAGCTTCTGTGCCTCTAAACCTCATTGTTTGATGCCAAAGAGCACAAAGATCAGAGCCTGCGATACACACATGAAGACAAAGCGGAGAAGGGATCAAAAGCCTGAATCTGTATCTGTCTGATGTTCGACCGTCTTTGACATGGACCAGTAGACACAAACTCTATTTGATGTGAAAATCAGcttttagagagagaaagagaaaaaaaccctgaaacatCTTAATTTTTTCTTGCATATTGGTATGGTATAATGAATGGCAGCCTTAATCCAAATTAAGTGCACATTAAATATTGACTTTAGGTTTCATTCCAGAACAAATTAAATTGTAGTTTGAGGGAGCATAATAGTagtccaaaatgtaaaaaaaatcaccaattTATACTATTTAACTGCTTTAATAGACCACCACACaccttttctcttgttttgcCTCATTACTGCTTTCTCCACTTTATCCATACCTTCTTGTTTTATCGTTGTTCCTTTCTATAAATAGTCTTACCAACcgcttctctcttttttttctcttcttaaacCACTCACCCcttcccccttctctctttgacaatccatcctccctctcctcctccctttgtCAGATGATCGACATGATGTATTTTGTGATCATCATGTTGGTGGTGCTGATGAGTTTTGGGGTGGCGCGTCAGGCCATCCTGAACCCTAACGAAGACCCGTCCTGGATGCTAGCTAGGAACATCTTCTTCATGCCTTACTGGATGATCTACGGAGAGGTGTTTGCCGACCAGATTGACCGTAAGTTCAGGGCCAGAGTCTCCGAGCTTTTGAATGAACCTAATTTTTGTTAATACGGGGGGAGAATAGTTCCTGACTCTGAAGAGGGATGCAAGTcatgtgactgaaaatgaaccTATCCCAGAGGAGAATTACACTTAATTTTCAGTTATTCTTCCACAGCTGATGTCCTTATATAACACCTACAtattaaaacactgtaaaaagggACAAATTGCATCTTGACAGACTTTGCTTCACCATATCTGCATAATATTACTCATCTTCTCACACCAGGACATATTTTACTGTCAGTTTGTCTTGATCTTTTTCTGTCTAAAACATTATGTTCTATCAATGTAGACAAAGTGACATTAGacacaataaatcaaacatagACTGTGAGCGGTGTCTGTGAGAAAATGTCCTGAGAGCGCGAGTGCATTCGTGTGCTGTTTCTGTTGTCTCTTTTTGTATGATGGTGTGTACAGAGTGTGAGGAGTGGCCCAAAGAGAAGAGAtctgaaataatgttttcattctttgtttcaGATATGCATAGTAGGAAGTTACAGCAAAGGCTGAATGAAAAACTCTGGCTGGTCGAAAATAACTTTCGAGCTCACGGAAGCTGGCGTAGTAATGGTCCATTCCACATTTCCCAGAGCAGTCAAAATCCCAGTAAATCAATAGATATAGACCTCAATTTAACCACATCTACCTATCCCACCTCTCCTTCATCATCCTCACGTTACCACCATGTCATGCCCACTCCTAACCACTAGAGGCCACTTGAGACAAAAGTGTGCATGCGGCTCCACACGCTCTAAGGTTAAAGTTGCCCTCATGTGCTTGGGTCTCTTGGGTCAGCTACTGTATCTACACAGCATTTTATTCAAATACAAGAAGCTCATTAAAGAGAATTTATAGAGCATGATTCAATGATGCTGCTTATCTTCTCCAAATCTTTAATCTTTGCACTAGTAGCTTGACCTAAGACGATATCTTGTGAGCAACTTCACCCTTTTTAATTTTGGCACTGGCTGGCAAATGGCTCTGTTACATGGCAGTAGCacttttcaaatgtgtttagtATGATCTTCGCTTTTGGTCAGTTGTCACATCAAGAGTAACTAtcaaagtttttaaaagttttgatATTCCCTTGATGTTTCTTCCACCCATTTTGTTCCTCGACCTTCATTTGAAGAAGTGACCCTGCCATGTTAGCACTGTCTGTCACATAAAACCATACCACCTTACCCTTTACGCTGGCTCGGCTTCTCACTGGAGCAACGTTGCCAAAATGTTTCTGCCAAAAATAGCCAAGATTAAACATAAGTAAGCGTTGAAATTGACATTGTCAGTAACACATATGggaataaaacatacacacacatccacaccaGACTATATTTAATCAGCCACCTTTCATCATCTGTAATCTGTTTTTTCACGTGGTTCAGTTGTCAGAGTTTTTATTCCAAATTTTTTTaaggtaaaaataataataaaaaaaattacttcaGTTCTCTGTCTTTGGGCTGCATTGTGTGAAACAATTGAACATCAAGCAACGATGAGCATGACTAGAATGAATCTCAAAGGCAAACAAACCAAGAACAAATGCTGAATGTTCCCCAGACAAGCCACAGCAACTGAACCATCACAGATGGAAAAAACATACTATGTATcctaaatacatttcaaatgattcaaaGCAATCAACCATTGCTGAATGAAGCTATGGCGCACATACGTGACAATATATTTCAAACATCGactacatgtttaaatatattggAGACACAGATTGTGATGAGACATGATGAATGCattctttttgtgtgtattttgttttcagatgcaCATTTCTGAACATGAGCCCCAACCATTATAGTGTCCACTCTATCCAGTCCCCTCTTTAAGaagcataaatataaaattatgcttcttgtttgtttgcaaaatATGGAGTTATGCATTTTGTTTGGTATTTTCAGGTCTGcttgtctctttgtttgttctCGTTGTCTTAGAACTCAATCTGCAGAATGTGCCTGAATGTTTTacgttttctttattttaatttcttatggctttttttccttttatcttctgtttatgttatgtgtcttgcatgtcttttttaatttgttgtgcATCTACAAATTTCAAGTCAAGGATTCAAGTCTCTATCTGCAGACATAGTTAACCTTGTATTAActtctatgtgtgtttgttttgcggCGGTGTGCAGCCCCCTGTGGGCAGAACATCACTACAGATGACGGGGTGGTGGTGGCTCTGGCTCCCTGTAAGACTGGAGCCTGGATTGTCCCAGCCATCATGGCCTGCTACCTGCTGGTGGCCAACATACTGCTGGTCAACTTACTCATAGCTGTGTTCAAGTACGTGAAATCATTTAACTTTTTCAACAAACTGGTTTACAGAAACAGAAGCATGCTGATGTCTCTAGGACATGCATGTTACTCATAGCGTTGTCTAATTAATACGCTTGTGGACATAGCtgaaaagagaaatgacagtAGTTCGTGTTTGTCTTGCTGTTAAGCTGCACTCATTAGAGGCTgataggaaaaacaaaatggcacgGTGCTTCTTCCACAGGGACAATATAACGCTAATGATTTGTTATTGTACCTCTGAAATAATCCATGTAGCGAGGacatcatcctcttcttcaCATTTGTCCGGGTAATTaccaaacacaaaagaaaacaaggttAAATTGAAGATTTAATCACATCACAGACACCACATTTACTTCTATCTCCAGATACTCTCTGTGTCCAGACTGGCATGCTAAGTGAACATGTatacttcagtttgttttcagctttcagtGGATGTAACATTTCTTGGTCGGTCTGTCATTGTCCGTCTCCTTAGTAATACATTCTTCGAGGTGAAGTCCATCTCCAACCAGGTCTGGAAGTTCCAGCGTTACCAGCTTATTATGACCTTCCACGAGCGCCCGGTCCTTCCTCCACCCCTCATCATCTTCAGTCACATAACTATGGTCCTCAAGCATCTGTGCTGTCGTTGGCGCAAGCATGACGACGACGAGAGGGACTATGGACTGAGTGAGTGATAGATAAACATGAGGACGGACACAATATTTTCATAGTTGTAATAGATTCACATCCCTGTTAAGTGCtatttgcagtatatatgtacatataaatattGGATTTGGACTAAATATGACACTGTAGCGTTATCACTTCCCTTAAACTCTTTCTTTCGTAGAACTTTTCATCACTGAAGACGAGCTGAAGAAGGTCCATGACTTCGAGGAGCAGTGTATAGAGGAGTActtcagagagaaagatgacCGATTCCACTCGTCCAACGATGAGAGGATCAGAGTCACTTCTGAAAGGTGAGACAAGAGCTACACAGAAAATGTCCGTGCATTCAACTCGGAGCTTTCAGCCTGTTGAAGACAGACTGGTAAAGATAGACCAGGTAGATAGAGGAGGTGACGGAGCAGAGACGTGGGCTGTagtgcacatttcaaacagaaTTTGTATCCTTTCTCTAATGTGGTGCATGAAGAGTACTTTGTGTCTATATTTGCAGtacatttctaaatgtatttttttgtgaattaaagtttgctttgtttgtttgttggtgatGTGgtgctctgtctcttttttcctccaacaTTTTAACCAGCTGTTCCCCCCCCTTTGCAATGCTCGTCTTAATGTCTTAATCTTAATGTCTTTCCATTCTCCTCTTCTGTTCTCCATCAGGGTGGAGAATATGGCAATGCGTCTGGAGGAAGTCAATGAAAGGGAACACTTCATGAAGGCCTCACTGCAGACTGTTGACATCCGTCTGGCCCAAATGGAGGAGCTGATTGGACGAATAGCCGTGGCACTGGAGCGTGTGACAGGTGTTGAGCGAGGGGAGGTGAACAAAGTGCGTTCCCGGACGTCATCTGACTGCACAGACTCAGCTTACATCCTCCGCCAGGGTGAGTGCCCAGAGGCGGCGTACATCCTCCGTCAAAGCAGCTTTAACAGCACAGAAGGGAATGCCTACCGCCTGCAGGAGGCACTGGAAGGAGCAGCGGAGGGCTCCATGTCCCCTCCTTCCCCCACCAGCATGGCTACACGGACAAGAAGCCACTCATTTTATGTCGGAGGCggtcgtggtggtggtggtgaacgTGCAGGTGGGGCTGAACGAGCTGAGAGCTTCTTCAAAGAACGCTCGCTCAGTCTCCACCGAGCCAACAGCTCACAATCAGTGTCCTCAGGTGCTGCCCCCAAGGAGTCTAAGCCCCTCCCCCTGGCGACGCTGTCGGTCTGCCAGCAGCACCGTCCATCGTCATGCATTGATATCTATGTGTCTACATCTGAGGAGGTGGGGCCTGCGGAGGTCTTTCTGGATCCTCTCCGTGTGGCCCCACAGCTCCAGAGAGACTCCTCGCTGCAGTCAGATACCATGGAGACGGTGCTGCCGGGAGGCCGGGACTTCAGCAGCGTCGCCACTAGCGGTATGGGCGACAGGCACTCGGAGGGCGGTGCAGGCAGCAGTGGAACAGCTGGAGCCATGTTTGATGACAGTGCAGCTGCTGATTTGTCATTGTGCTCAGCCCATCTCTTACCAGACGCCACTTTACCTCCTTGGGACATGGATCCATCCCCACCTCCCTCAGCAGGGCTGCTCGAGCGCTCGAAGAGCAGCCGCTACCTCTCTACAGCAGGCACAGCGTTCCTGGATGAACCCCCTTTGGTCAAGTCCCACAGCCTCATGTTCACACCAAGAGGCTGCTATAGTGGCCTGGGGGCAGGGGTCCAGGTAAAAGCTGCAGAGTACACCAGCATCACTGACTGCATCGATACACGCTGCGTTTCAGCTCCATACACTCCTGCAGAACGCTCAAACTCCCCCGGAGGATCCACCTCCTTCCCCTTTGATAAGCCGTCAGAGATTGGTTCTTCTCACCCAGAGAGAGAGGCCGAGCTTAGTCACACAGAGTCTGATCCAGAGGATCTCGAGGACCTGATTCCGGCCCCTGATACCCCTCGTCTAGGGGGCCTTAGTGGGCCCAGTGGGGCCCCTCTCTGCTCCCCCTTCTCCAGGCTGGAGCGAGCAAACAGCTGCTCCTCAGATGACTCCCATCCTTCCCTCACACTGGCCCCTCCGCACCGGAAGAGCCTGTCGGTGagtgagaggatggagaggggaCCGGGTCTGGGGGCAGACAGGGGGCCTGCGCCAGGGGGCAGGGGTCTGGCAGGAACCAGAAACCCCTTCCTCAGGAGCAAGTCTGGAGCACGGCCTGACACAGCCAAGACTGACAGCCTCTCCATGAGGAAGCTGGCCACTCCGTCAGCTTTCCGCAGCTTTGATAGACAAAACTACACGTGACAAGAACAGTGgtcagcacactcacacactgacaggacCAGGgtggaaaaatgaaaagggCCAAAGTAAAAGCAGGGTGAAGTTGCCCATAGATACTGATCTGGACCAGATCTACAGTTTTTTCACTTATGTTTTAGGGTAGAAAGGTGATTTATTCATAGTCAGTGCTGGGGGGCAACTTTACCCTGGATCAGGAgtcaggaagaggaggatgggagATGCAGGGGTCCTACTGTACACcagtcaaaaacaaagagctatGAATCTAGAGTAGTTTTTACCTCCTCTTGTAGCTACGTAACTCTCAATGGGGTGTTATGGCAATGGAAGGTGTATTTGTACTCTGTCTTCCACCCACCACCTTTACGTCGAGTAGACATCTGTCACTGTGTTACATCACATATCAGTCACGTTAGTCAGAGGAAGTATACTGTTAACTCTTAGCTGCATTATATGGTAGGAAGTTTCAAGTCTGTGAGACAAAGAGAgcggagaaaggaaaaaaaaaaaaaacggccaCCTCATTTTGTCTTCAAGTCATTACCGTCTcaaaactttcattttaaatacatttttctctcttcatataATCCTAACTCCACTCTGTAAGACCCCAGCActaaaaaacaggaagaaacaaacgtttctgtctgtttcataaAGGAATTATTGTGTCTGAAACCATCAGGAACTATTTTTCCTCTTGGTTGCGATGGAAATGATTGCAGTGACATGGCAACAACTTACCTCTGGATAcacatttcaaataattaatatttatcttTCAAAAGAATATCAAATGTaattgtcttttcattttttttagaataatttctttacaacattgttttttatttcttttagtaAATCAGCTAGAAAACAGTGAAAGCAGTGTTTGAACACACTCCAGTCAAAAAGGTAATTTCTCTGTCACGTGTCTCCAGTcatggagagaaagaaacatgacAAGAGCACAGAGTCCAGGCATGAATCTGGtccaggaaaagaaaagaaaggagttTAATTAAGTGCATGTTGACACTGACATGCATATTtacatgtctgcacacacacactgtcagtgaAATCTCACATcatacaagaaaacaaactagTTTCAGACCTGATCCCTGAGAGCTTTAACAAGTGCAATTGCAAAAACACGGGGACAAGAGGGCGCTATGAGCCTACTACACAAGCAATGCTTGCAGAGACGTAAATCTTCTTTGCCTGCGCCTGACACCAAAAATCCTTACACTCAATGAATCGTCACTCTCTTGCCACCCGGCCCTCCTCTTTCAGGTTTTTGGCAGCGGCATTATGTCGCAATGGTTTTGCATCCACCTACACCTAATAGATCCGTCCTTCATCTGTTCCATAACTGTCATTCATTTGCTTTactcctttatttatttatttcttttattgcatTCAAAGCCAGCCTCTGCAAAAGGAGACAGCAATTGCCCGATGACTGAACCCACTATAAGTCATATACAGGTCAAGAAGAGTTCCTAAAGAAAGAgctatgaatttattttttaaaaagcttgaaaTAAGCTGTCAAGTATATGCATTTTAGCTGAGGTGAAAGAAAAGATGTGCATTTTAAAGTGAGGAGAAAACATGgagctattattattattattaaaagatgAAAGCCAGATCagtgttttaaatttttttattctaatggGAAAAGTCTGGGTGGAGAAAGATGCCCTTCTCTGATAGCTTtgtaaaaataagataaagaaaTTAATAGAAATTCttactgatttttttatgttcGTTTTATATTTCCTCACTATTACAAATCAGTTTAATCATGTTGCATTTATTTGGAGACTGATTctatttattgacattttctttctggCTCATTATTGATAATTACAGTAAATGCCTGTTTGAATTCCGAAATCAATATTTATATCTTCTCAGTGATATTTTTGTCGAATTTTAAGTATTTTCTAATTAAgcttttaaatttaataaaagATGACCATCGACATGCACTAAATGCtgatgtattatattatataatatatatatatatatatatatatataatagacctgtctgatatactgtacatttcaatcatatttaaagtatttaaagtagtttttattgtatgttttatCAAGACGCTTCTGAGAATTTTCTAATGTAAAGTTGACATGGCAATACACAATTGCCAGTATACCAAACTTAGGGTGCCTTTTGGGCATGGATGTAGTATGTGGGGACTGAAGTGATTCAGAAATCTGTGAAatttctcatgtttttgttttttacctaaTCATAGAGCCCAAATATCTGTGATTATTTTTAACATGTGGCTTTTGCATACAATCATAGACCTTTGTTGTTCTCTTAAAACACATCTGATGTACCgggcagggggggggggtgctgTTCAAAATAGACTGTATCATTGCTTGTATGGACATTTATTTGAATCCAAAAAAAGATCATTGTGAATAATCGTTTCATAGCTGAAGATACAAATCTATTTGCACATGAAACTGAGACATACAGGTGAGGATATAACATCACCATAGGGTTGTAGTAATCCTTGACTTGTCTCTGTGTCACAACCTAAACTGTTCATATATCTATGAACCCTTACCCAAAACCCTGAACCTTAAAAGGGGTACTCCAGTGATTTAGTAATGCAACTCCACAAAGTCAGGAGAGTTTTTAGAGACAGACGttgagatatcctgacttttagtccctGGTATGGGTCAAGCTTCAGTAACACCAGATCCTACTGTTCCCACAGTGCAACCCTCTCTGACTGTTAAATGCTCTCATCTTGCCCCCAGATAATAACACAGGTTGCTTGTGAAATATTTGAAGGCTGACGCCTCACTGAACAAGACTTTTCTCAAACTTAGAGCTCCCGACAGAGCTACAAAAAACATTATACGACTGTGTTCATAGGCTGAATTCTACTCTAAGTGACcagtaaacacatttatttgtaaaatcTTAACCCAGCAATTACAACACTAACATAAATACATTGTGGACACATGCTCAGTATGAATCATGTAGGTTGGACAGATCGGGGAGTAACACACTTAAATGCCTATAAGATGTCAAATGGGATGTTGTAGCCTGTCGATACATACAAAGGATCATATTTGCAAATTCCTCAACAAATATGTTGACTCCGGTATGTTTTAGAGAGGAAAGGTTGACCCCAAGTCAATGCTCAGGGACAGCGTTACCCCAGCGATGCAAGGTACAAAGTATATCATGGCggaaagaaagggaaaataGAAGAAAGATTTGAATTTGTCTTCAGCAGAAGGCTTCCAGTATGATCACTGTGCTTTACGATTCTAATCCAGAGTCTTCGGGGATCGTAGTGAAATCTATATATTTTGTGCTTTATGTCTTTAGAAATGGCAatagaatgaatgaatgtcttCATACCTGATCAACTGACATTGTTCACCCACAGGAGTTGAATTTCTTAACAGTTgctgaaccaaaccaaactttGCCAAAGTAAATGGAAACGACATGAGCTGTGCTCTACCGACCTGTTGTCTACACAGCTGTGGCAGACAAGCAAAGGTCGTACAGCTCAGCTCAGGTTTGCAAGtataaaaacagatgacagtGTCGGACCGAAAGTTTAGACCCTCCtcaatcaaaatgttttcatttctttaatccTTACAGTAAGGAACGTTGGAGATAGCATACATGTCTATGGCACTTGGTTGGTTTTGTGACGTTGACATGGCTCTTGTGGAAGGTATTGacaggaggtgtgtgtatgtgtgtgtacattaacTGTGTGTGGACCCAGACATGACACCAATAACAGGGAGGCATGGCAACACATTACAACCCAACAGAATTTCagtgtacagtattttttaaatattttcctaTACTGTATCTTACAGTTTTGTGGAGTCATGAACATATGGTAATAATCAACTGATCTGCTTCCCTCCTCCGACGACCTATGACTCGTAAGATAAAGAGAGTTTCACGCACATGTTTTTTCTGCAATAATTGCTGATGTTGTGCTTCTACAACTGAAAGGGACTTAACCCCCCTCACTGGTCACACTTTATTTAATGTCCTTCAAATGCATGCAGTTCTTCCACTCAGAGTGTACAGAGGCGACCTGTAAAAGACGACTGAGAGAACGATAGAGAGCGATTATAATATGAAATCAAAGTAGTGAGTATTTGGATGCAAATACAAATCTGTATTCTTCAATGTGAATAGGATCATGTCTGGCATgcattgttaaataaaaaaaaaattaaatagattGGTACTCCATGTCTCGCCTGTTTTTACTTCACCGGGATCTTTAGCCTTCGAGGACTGATGTTATCATGTGTAAAGTTTTGGCAGgctgtgataaaaacacaagcagggAGGTGTTTCTCAGACACACAAGCTATGAGAAAAGATTTATAGTGAGCTTATAGCCTATTGGACTAAAACATCAGGAACATCTGCATTTCTTTGACCCCCTTTATGTGAGCTACAAACCTGGGCAGAGAGCTGTTAACCTCATAAAACATCAAGAGTACATGGTGTATAAACCATCATGTAATGAGGCACATCACTTTAAGTTGTTCTGCAGTTGAGGCAGGACAACAGGCTTCCCCGGCCTCCCCCGGCCTCCCCCTGGCTGCTGGTGATATAAGCGGGACAGGTGCTGCTGGGTGGactgtcatttttaaaactgCCATATGGTGCAAACGCAGCCGTGAATTGGTCCCCCAAGACTCTTTAAAACTCTTTATGTGATGTGTGAACACTTTTTCAGGACAACTGCCATGTTTTATACTACTTCCTCTGGAAATCATCCTTTATACTTCTTCATGGTATAGTTCTGGTCCGTGGCTCGGCCTGGCTGTGTggttttcaatgtgtgtgtgtgtgcgaaacAAACACCTGCGCGtcagtttgtgcagaaactgAAAATCACCACTTCTGCATTTATGTATGTGTTGCTTTGCAAAGACTTCAGCCCAATAACATCAACACCTGTGCCTGTGCAACCTGTATTATAATACAACTAGTGCAACAGCTTCATATTTCCATGTTTTACTGAACTGTATTGTCCTGAATTCAATCAGTGGTGAAAGAAGTCCTCAACTTCCTAACTTTAAGTTAACAAATCCTTAAAGCAacgtttgtatttttgtgatttagtgacCCCAGTTTCAAAGTGCAATATCATTTCCGCAAATAtggacatttttatgtttatttgttatgattacattacttatgatcaataACTAGTCCCAGAATGACAGGccaacatcaagcaagtgcaacacaagacacagcagccagctaatatcatttactagtccaacagcaagaggCCCAGCTCGGCCTCTGTCTTTCAGacctttatttcacaaagctcttgccACTAACTAAAAGTCTTCGGTCTTCTTCACCTCcatcattatgtccatagaggctgctaagcccagttacattgccccggttgcccagctccggtttTGGCATGACAttggctctgctccccatcagtATCCGCCTGCGCCgagggcctgaaaacctcctcttccaaGTGGACCGaaactctgagctcacagtccaggcaggacggctaacaaactgagctaacagcaactagtttacttcactgtccgtcagaAAACTCAGACACAGAGTTGAGTTGGAGCAGCcagaagacatcagagggaaaaccaggaGATTcttccctcttctttctccataAATGAATCTGACCCAGTTTCACagagttggtggtgtgtgacttggaGCCATAAAGCATTACATACTTCTCTCAggtgatcgtacctggagcacaCATTTACAGAAGAACCTGATttcaagtcagtgtagcatcaaaatgttgTGTTATTTCATGGCCAATAAAAGT
This genomic stretch from Larimichthys crocea isolate SSNF chromosome III, L_crocea_2.0, whole genome shotgun sequence harbors:
- the trpm3 gene encoding transient receptor potential cation channel subfamily M member 3 isoform X6, which codes for MASKKKWAERRELRRDRPFSTRDDSSVASGTSGPGRPTTRGRFSESWKRLSSRGGSTKRGALNSQQPPAQKSWIERAFSKRECVHIIVSAKDPHRCCCGRLIGQHVGLPPGISSSQNDKAERLAKNDSLSEKWSISKHTQLSPTDAFGTIEFQGGGHSNKAMYVRVSYDTKPDLLLHLMTKEWQLDLPKLLISVHGGLQNFELQPKLKQVFGKGLIKAAMTTGAWIFTGGVNTGVIRHVGDALKDHASKSRGKICTIGIAPWGIVENQEDLVGKDVVRPYQTMSNPMSKLTVLNSLHSHFILADNGTTGKYGAEVKLRRQLEKHISLQKINTRIGQGVPVVALIVEGGPNVISIVLEYLRDTPPVPVVVCDGSGRASDILAFGHKYSEEGGIINESLRDQLLVTIQKTFTYSRTQAQHLFIILMECMKKKELITVFRMGSEGHQDIDLAILTALLKGANASAPDQLSLALAWNRVDIARSQIFIYGQQWPVGSLEQAMLDALVLDRVDFVKLLIENGVSMHRFLTLSRLEELYNTRHGPSNTLYHLVRDVKKGNLPPDYRISLIDIGLVIEYLMGGAYRCNYTRKRFRTLYHNLFGPKRPKALKLLGMEDDMPIRRGRQKTTRKREEEVDIDLDDPEINHFPFPFHELMVWAVLMKRQKMALFFWQHGEEAMAKALVACKLCKAMAHEASENDMVDDISQELNHNSREFAQLAVELLDQSYKQDEQMAMKLLTYELKNWSNATCLQLAVAAKHRDFIAHTCSQMLLTDMWMGRLRMRKNSGLKVILGLLLPPSILSLEFKNKDEMSYMPQDQEAYLQEKEEEEPEKPVKEKEEEDMEFTAMLGKVTTETSRKKDVEEVQNRHRLIPMGRKIYEFYNAPIVKFWFHTMAYVGYLMLFNYIVLVKMDLWPSAQEWIVIAYVFTNGIEKMREILMSEPGKLLQKVKVWLQEYWNITDLMAILIFSVGMVLRLQEPPLMSYGRVIYCVNIIYWYIRLLDIFGVNKYLGPYVMMIGKMMIDMMYFVIIMLVVLMSFGVARQAILNPNEDPSWMLARNIFFMPYWMIYGEVFADQIDPPCGQNITTDDGVVVALAPCKTGAWIVPAIMACYLLVANILLVNLLIAVFNNTFFEVKSISNQVWKFQRYQLIMTFHERPVLPPPLIIFSHITMVLKHLCCRWRKHDDDERDYGLKLFITEDELKKVHDFEEQCIEEYFREKDDRFHSSNDERIRVTSERVENMAMRLEEVNEREHFMKASLQTVDIRLAQMEELIGRIAVALERVTGVERGEVNKVRSRTSSDCTDSAYILRQGECPEAAYILRQSSFNSTEGNAYRLQEALEGAAEGSMSPPSPTSMATRTRSHSFYVGGGRGGGGERAGGAERAESFFKERSLSLHRANSSQSVSSGAAPKESKPLPLATLSVCQQHRPSSCIDIYVSTSEEVGPAEVFLDPLRVAPQLQRDSSLQSDTMETVLPGGRDFSSVATSGMGDRHSEGGAGSSGTAGAMFDDSAAADLSLCSAHLLPDATLPPWDMDPSPPPSAGLLERSKSSRYLSTAGTAFLDEPPLVKSHSLMFTPRGCYSGLGAGVQVKAAEYTSITDCIDTRCVSAPYTPAERSNSPGGSTSFPFDKPSEIGSSHPEREAELSHTESDPEDLEDLIPAPDTPRLGGLSGPSGAPLCSPFSRLERANSCSSDDSHPSLTLAPPHRKSLSVSERMERGPGLGADRGPAPGGRGLAGTRNPFLRSKSGARPDTAKTDSLSMRKLATPSAFRSFDRQNYT